The Polaribacter sp. KT25b genome contains the following window.
TAGCGGGTAATTTTGATAGAGAGGTTATAATGGAATATCTAGAAATGGATAGACAAGAATTAACAGATTTAATTACTGATTGTAATTACTCTGAATATTTTATTAAAAAAGCTTCTGATTTACAAATGATAGAAGCAGTTTTAGATTGTTATGAAAATCATAAAGCTCTTAAAAAAGGTAAAATAGAACGTAATAAACTTCCTGTAAAAAACTAAACCTTTTTAAAATGAAAAGAGCCAAAAGGAATACTTTTGGCTCTAATCAACTATTAAAAACTAACTAATCTAAAATCTCATAAAAGAGTTTTTATTTAATAATAAGACGCTATTTTACTTTATAAGTTACAAATTTTGATAGGCTTTAACATAACTTTAAGAAATTAGAATTATTATTTAAACTCATTAATTGTTCCATAAAAGACAAAAGCTCTTATTACATTTAATTCTAACTAGAAATATTTGTTTCTAACTTTTTAAAAACCCTATAATTTACTGCTTTATTGTTACACATTAATTTGAAAAAAAAGTTCTAAAATCTTTAATCACTTTGTTTTAAATAGATTTTATCAAACTTAACATATTTATAATTATACATTAATATGGTTAATATATATAATCAAAAAAAATCCAGCAAAAAGCCGGATTTTAAATGTATAAAAAGTTTTAAACTCTTATTGATTACCTAAAATAATTGGCATTCCAGATTTACCAGAACCAATAATAATTACTTTACTATTTGTAGATTTAGAAAGTTCTAAAGTAGCTCCAATACCTTTTTCTTGTAAAATTTTATCTGTTAAAGATTCACTTAAAATTTTATTTGCTACAGCTTTACCTTCTGCATCAATTTTTTGTCTTTTAGCCTCTTTTTCTGCTTTTGCTATTCTAAATTCATATTCTAAAGATTCTTGCTCTTGTTTTAACTTCGTTTCAATTGCTGTTCTAATTGTAGTTGGCAACTTAACATCTTCAACCAAAACACGTGTAACTAACAAATATTGATCTTTTAAAACTATTTTAATTTCATCTAAAATTTCTTGTTCAATTACATCTCTTTTACTAGAATATAATTGTTCTGGTGTATAACGACCAACAACACTTCTTGCTGCTGCATTAATAGCAGGATCTAATAATTCACGTTCATAATCTTCTCCTTTAGTTTTTATTAGTAATCCTAAGTTTTTAAACTCTGGTTCGTACCAAATAGTACCGTTTACTTTAACTTCTAATCCGTTTACGGAAAGTACATTCATTTCATCAGAAATAGATTGCTGACGAACTTTTCTTACGATCATTCTGTTCCAAGGAGCCACAATATGAAATCCTTCACTATACGTTTTTTCTGTATTTACACCATTTCCTAAAGATTCAAAAATAACTCCTCCTTCTCCAGGACCAATAGTTATTGTAGATTTTGAAAATAAAATTATTACTGCCACGATTACTACAACAATGAATATTCCACCTTTTGGGAATTTAAGTTCCATTTGATTATT
Protein-coding sequences here:
- a CDS encoding prohibitin family protein, with translation MANNQMELKFPKGGIFIVVVIVAVIILFSKSTITIGPGEGGVIFESLGNGVNTEKTYSEGFHIVAPWNRMIVRKVRQQSISDEMNVLSVNGLEVKVNGTIWYEPEFKNLGLLIKTKGEDYERELLDPAINAAARSVVGRYTPEQLYSSKRDVIEQEILDEIKIVLKDQYLLVTRVLVEDVKLPTTIRTAIETKLKQEQESLEYEFRIAKAEKEAKRQKIDAEGKAVANKILSESLTDKILQEKGIGATLELSKSTNSKVIIIGSGKSGMPIILGNQ